In a genomic window of Paracoccaceae bacterium:
- a CDS encoding 2-hydroxyacid dehydrogenase, giving the protein MGELFLIGGATDVMLERLGEKFTIHKAKDMDDPEAWLAEHGAKITHVATNGHDGVKPAYMSALPNLKAISCYGVGYDAIDTDAAIAKGVVVTHTPNVLNAEVATTAVLLMLSCYREVLRDDAYVRSGRWETEGNAPLTRSADNQTVGILGLGRIGQAIADKLAPFGTTIVYHTRSKKDVDYKYYDTLNDMARAVDTLICITPGGASTNKIVNREVMDALGPRGTLINVSRGSVVDEGEMISALQDGRLGWAGLDVFEAEPKVPEALRALSNVVLLPHVGSGTHETRAAMGALTVDNLLQHLENGTVISPVPECADM; this is encoded by the coding sequence ATGGGCGAGCTCTTTTTGATTGGCGGTGCAACGGACGTTATGTTGGAACGCCTTGGTGAGAAATTTACAATCCACAAAGCCAAGGATATGGATGATCCGGAGGCGTGGCTGGCCGAACACGGCGCCAAAATAACCCATGTTGCTACAAATGGTCATGACGGCGTGAAACCGGCCTATATGTCGGCGTTACCGAACCTTAAGGCGATCAGCTGTTATGGTGTTGGCTATGACGCTATCGACACGGATGCGGCAATAGCCAAGGGTGTCGTGGTCACACATACACCCAATGTTCTGAACGCAGAGGTTGCAACCACGGCGGTTTTGTTGATGCTCTCTTGTTACCGTGAGGTCTTGCGTGACGATGCCTATGTGCGGTCGGGGCGCTGGGAGACTGAAGGGAATGCACCGTTGACCCGATCAGCGGATAATCAAACGGTTGGCATTCTGGGGCTGGGTCGGATTGGCCAGGCGATAGCAGACAAGTTGGCCCCTTTCGGCACGACAATCGTTTACCACACGCGCAGCAAAAAGGATGTGGACTACAAATACTATGACACTCTCAACGATATGGCGCGCGCTGTAGATACGCTGATCTGCATTACGCCGGGTGGGGCGTCGACCAACAAGATCGTCAACCGCGAAGTCATGGATGCGTTGGGTCCGCGAGGTACGCTGATTAATGTCAGTCGTGGATCTGTTGTGGATGAAGGCGAAATGATTTCAGCATTGCAGGACGGACGGCTGGGTTGGGCCGGGTTGGATGTTTTCGAGGCCGAACCCAAAGTGCCGGAAGCGTTGCGCGCCCTTAGCAACGTCGTGCTATTGCCTCATGTCGGCAGTGGGACGCATGAAACACGCGCCGCGATGGGCGCTCTGACGGTCGACAATCTGTTGCAGCACCTTGAAAACGGTACGGTCATCAGCCCGGTTCCAGAATGCGCGGATATGTAA
- a CDS encoding mandelate racemase/muconate lactonizing enzyme family protein, translating into MTRITTVQARLFNIPLDEVLVDAKHGSHSHFHLITATVTLEDGRVATGYTYNGGRGGHATAAVIRHDLAPFLVGQDCEDIETLNDAMQWHMHYVGRGGILSFAISAVDIALWDFRCKAMRKPLWHMAGGAGKTCKAYGGGIDLAYPLPKLLTHVQGYLDAGLNGVKIKIGQPSEAEDVARIRAVREQIGPDVAFMIDANYSMTVPQAISLAQAVKDQNILWFEEPIIPDNYAGYAQIGQATGMAVAQGENLHTMHEFEVALAQGELAFIQPDASNCGGITGWLQVADLAKHADVPICSHGMQELHVSLLASQKHAGWMEVHSFPIDRYTTRPLVIEDHQAVAPDDPGIGVEFVWLKIEPFEEQF; encoded by the coding sequence GTGACCAGGATCACAACCGTTCAGGCGCGCTTGTTCAACATCCCGCTGGATGAGGTTTTGGTGGATGCCAAACACGGAAGTCACAGCCATTTTCATCTGATCACGGCGACGGTGACATTGGAGGACGGGCGTGTTGCCACCGGTTACACTTATAATGGGGGACGTGGTGGGCATGCGACGGCAGCGGTGATCCGCCACGATCTTGCTCCCTTTCTGGTGGGGCAGGACTGCGAGGATATTGAGACCCTCAATGACGCGATGCAGTGGCATATGCATTACGTCGGGCGCGGCGGCATCCTGAGTTTTGCAATTTCTGCCGTAGACATCGCTTTGTGGGATTTTCGATGTAAGGCGATGCGTAAACCCCTTTGGCACATGGCTGGCGGTGCGGGCAAGACCTGCAAGGCCTATGGCGGCGGGATTGATCTGGCCTATCCTCTGCCGAAATTGCTGACACATGTTCAGGGGTATCTGGATGCCGGGCTGAATGGTGTGAAAATCAAGATTGGCCAACCGAGTGAAGCCGAAGACGTGGCGCGCATCCGGGCAGTGCGCGAACAGATTGGCCCTGATGTGGCTTTCATGATTGATGCGAATTATTCCATGACCGTCCCGCAAGCGATCTCATTGGCGCAGGCCGTGAAAGACCAGAACATCCTATGGTTTGAAGAGCCCATCATCCCAGATAACTACGCAGGGTACGCCCAGATCGGACAGGCCACAGGCATGGCTGTTGCGCAGGGAGAGAATCTACACACCATGCACGAATTTGAAGTGGCATTGGCGCAGGGTGAACTTGCATTTATCCAGCCGGACGCGTCCAATTGCGGCGGCATTACGGGTTGGCTGCAGGTCGCCGACTTGGCAAAGCACGCGGATGTTCCGATTTGCAGTCATGGGATGCAGGAGTTGCACGTGAGCTTACTTGCGTCACAAAAGCATGCGGGTTGGATGGAAGTGCACAGCTTCCCGATTGATCGCTATACGACGCGACCACTGGTCATAGAGGACCACCAAGCTGTAGCGCCTGATGATCCTGGGATCGGAGTTGAGTTCGTTTGGTTAAAAATAGAACCGTTTGAAGAGCAGTTTTGA
- a CDS encoding ChrR family anti-sigma-E factor, whose translation MTETIKHHLSDSILMGYSAGTLPEAFNLMVATHLSLCDTCRAQAESFDAVGGEVLNQMQAAMPVNPNSFEATLALIAGGEIEKPASVEKKCSVLPKPLRDYVGGDLDAIRWKPVGMGVKQAILSTSKDASARLLFIPAGAAMPDHGHHGTEMTMVLKGAFQDEDDYFARGDVDSADSDTHHTPVADIHEDCICLAVTDAPLQFDGLIPKIAQRFLRI comes from the coding sequence ATGACTGAGACAATTAAACATCATTTGAGTGACTCAATTCTGATGGGTTACTCCGCAGGAACACTGCCAGAGGCTTTCAACTTGATGGTCGCAACACATCTGTCCTTATGTGACACTTGCCGTGCGCAGGCTGAAAGCTTTGATGCGGTTGGCGGAGAGGTTCTGAACCAGATGCAGGCGGCAATGCCTGTAAACCCCAACAGCTTTGAGGCAACCCTTGCGTTGATCGCAGGTGGTGAGATTGAAAAACCGGCATCGGTTGAGAAAAAGTGCTCTGTATTGCCCAAGCCCCTGCGCGATTACGTCGGTGGTGATTTGGACGCGATCCGCTGGAAGCCAGTAGGTATGGGCGTGAAGCAGGCGATTCTTTCGACGTCAAAAGACGCTTCTGCGCGCCTGCTTTTTATCCCGGCGGGGGCGGCTATGCCTGACCACGGCCATCACGGTACGGAAATGACCATGGTGCTCAAGGGCGCTTTCCAGGACGAGGATGATTATTTCGCGCGTGGTGATGTAGACAGTGCAGACAGTGATACACACCATACCCCGGTCGCCGATATTCACGAAGACTGTATTTGCCTCGCGGTGACCGACGCGCCGCTGCAATTTGATGGATTGATCCCCAAGATAGCGCAACGCTTCCTGCGGATTTGA
- a CDS encoding sigma-70 family RNA polymerase sigma factor codes for MWIDHVVRIRDHKDTEAFAELFAHFAPRVKGFLIKSGADASLAEECSQDVMAALWHKAHQFDPARASVATWIFTIARNRKIDILRKQRRPEPEDLTWGPEEEPDQADILTLQQETKILGTALAELPQAQRELIEKAYFGDLTHSEIAAQTGLPLGTIKSRIRLALERLRHTMK; via the coding sequence TTGTGGATCGACCACGTCGTGCGGATCAGGGATCATAAGGATACCGAAGCCTTCGCCGAACTGTTCGCGCATTTCGCCCCGCGCGTGAAGGGTTTTCTGATCAAGTCGGGAGCCGATGCGTCACTGGCCGAAGAATGCTCACAGGACGTAATGGCGGCGTTGTGGCACAAAGCGCACCAGTTTGATCCGGCGCGCGCCTCAGTCGCGACATGGATTTTTACCATCGCTCGAAACCGCAAGATAGATATTCTGCGCAAACAGCGCAGACCAGAACCAGAAGACCTGACATGGGGTCCGGAAGAAGAACCAGATCAGGCGGATATTCTGACGCTGCAACAAGAAACGAAAATATTGGGAACTGCGCTCGCTGAATTGCCGCAAGCCCAGAGGGAGTTGATCGAAAAAGCGTATTTCGGGGATCTGACCCATAGCGAAATCGCCGCTCAAACCGGTCTGCCGCTCGGCACGATCAAATCTAGAATTCGGTTGGCGCTGGAACGCTTGCGCCACACAATGAAGTGA
- a CDS encoding FAD-dependent oxidoreductase: MPFDALTTRSPLSRKTLPHSQKIAVIGGGISGMGAAYMLSKEHSVTVFESETQLGGHARTVMAGKNGDQPVDTGFIVFNHENYPFMSALFAQLDVPVVKSNMSFGASIDGGRLEYALTSLDALFAQRRNAVTPAFLGMVRDILRFNKNALQVAQDRDLSLGAFLEKLGTGNWFRDYYLLPLSGAIWSTPTQKIMDFPAHAMIQFFKNHALLGVHGQHQWYTVQGGSRQYVNRLETALRQIGVDLRLGTSVQSVKRQPGQVVVRAHGGMPEVFDQVVFATHSDVSLRLLADASPQEKTALGAIAYQPNDIVLHCDTNIMPKSRKTWASWVYTEDKSAKSDRIDLTYWMNSLQPIPQDDLHFVTLNTKRTIREECIYDAVTLRHPVYDLPALDAQKTIKSFNGTRNTWFCGAWMKNGFHEDGLSSAVDVVQAMRSVEQDRVAAE, from the coding sequence ATGCCCTTCGACGCGTTGACCACACGCTCACCCTTATCTCGCAAAACCCTCCCCCACTCGCAAAAGATTGCCGTTATTGGCGGTGGCATATCAGGCATGGGCGCTGCATATATGTTGAGCAAAGAGCATAGCGTGACTGTGTTTGAATCTGAAACCCAATTGGGCGGTCACGCCAGAACCGTCATGGCCGGCAAAAATGGTGATCAGCCGGTGGATACCGGGTTTATCGTTTTCAATCACGAGAACTACCCCTTCATGTCTGCCCTGTTCGCGCAGTTGGATGTGCCCGTGGTCAAATCCAACATGAGTTTCGGTGCATCCATTGATGGCGGCCGGTTGGAATATGCGCTGACCTCGCTGGACGCCCTGTTTGCACAGAGGCGCAATGCGGTTACACCGGCATTTCTGGGCATGGTGCGCGATATTCTGCGTTTCAATAAGAACGCGTTACAGGTGGCGCAGGACCGCGATCTCAGTCTGGGTGCGTTTTTGGAAAAGCTAGGCACTGGAAACTGGTTCCGCGATTACTACCTGTTGCCACTGTCCGGCGCGATCTGGTCTACACCGACGCAAAAGATCATGGACTTTCCCGCTCACGCCATGATCCAGTTTTTCAAGAACCATGCCTTGCTCGGCGTTCACGGCCAGCACCAATGGTACACCGTTCAGGGTGGTTCAAGACAATACGTAAACCGGCTCGAAACGGCTTTGCGTCAGATCGGTGTCGATCTGAGATTGGGCACTTCGGTACAATCGGTCAAGCGGCAACCGGGTCAGGTCGTTGTGCGTGCTCATGGGGGCATGCCGGAGGTATTCGATCAGGTGGTATTTGCAACGCATTCCGATGTTTCACTGCGCTTGTTGGCGGATGCTTCCCCGCAGGAAAAAACGGCGTTGGGCGCGATTGCCTATCAACCGAACGACATCGTTTTGCATTGCGATACAAACATTATGCCCAAAAGCCGCAAAACATGGGCAAGCTGGGTTTACACCGAAGATAAATCAGCCAAATCGGACCGTATTGATCTGACGTATTGGATGAATTCGCTTCAGCCGATCCCGCAGGACGATCTGCATTTCGTGACGTTGAACACAAAACGAACCATTCGCGAAGAATGCATCTATGATGCGGTCACGCTGCGGCATCCCGTCTATGACTTGCCGGCACTGGATGCACAGAAAACGATCAAATCGTTCAATGGGACCCGGAACACATGGTTTTGTGGTGCATGGATGAAGAATGGATTTCACGAGGACGGTTTGAGCAGTGCAGTCGATGTCGTTCAGGCAATGCGGAGTGTAGAGCAGGACCGGGTCGCAGCCGAATGA
- a CDS encoding DUF1365 domain-containing protein, with amino-acid sequence MSVGVDHIAGQTFHGRKGSVENAFRYSVDYVLLDAEADVQAPRLFARNGRGLTSLHDVDHGGAPKQGRGAKWVRDVLEQHQITGVDKIELLAQPRMLGHVFNPVSFWLCRCADGELIAVIAEVSNTFGDRHSYLCHHADLRPIAPSDTLDAAKIFHVSPFQPVGGGYRFRFDICKARIGIWIDYTRADGGLIATLTGKRRPLSNRSILGFAFKRPFGARRVLALIHWQALKLWFKGASYRARPAPPNEEVSR; translated from the coding sequence ATGAGCGTGGGCGTGGATCATATCGCAGGTCAGACCTTTCATGGTCGCAAGGGATCGGTTGAAAACGCATTTCGCTATTCTGTGGATTACGTATTGCTCGATGCAGAAGCTGACGTGCAGGCTCCGCGCTTGTTTGCGCGCAATGGTCGTGGCCTGACATCCTTGCATGATGTTGATCACGGCGGTGCACCGAAACAGGGACGCGGCGCGAAATGGGTGCGGGATGTGCTGGAACAGCACCAGATTACCGGCGTTGACAAGATCGAACTCCTTGCCCAACCCCGCATGCTGGGCCATGTGTTCAACCCTGTCAGTTTCTGGCTGTGTCGTTGCGCTGATGGCGAATTGATTGCCGTGATCGCAGAGGTGAGCAATACGTTTGGTGATCGCCACAGCTATCTGTGCCACCACGCTGACCTGCGCCCGATTGCGCCCAGCGACACTCTGGACGCCGCCAAAATTTTTCATGTATCGCCGTTCCAGCCTGTCGGCGGCGGCTATAGGTTCCGTTTTGATATTTGTAAGGCGCGTATCGGGATCTGGATAGACTATACACGCGCTGACGGCGGGTTGATCGCGACATTGACGGGTAAGCGCAGACCGCTCAGCAATCGGTCAATCCTTGGTTTCGCCTTCAAGCGCCCGTTTGGCGCGCGCCGGGTCTTGGCGCTGATCCACTGGCAAGCTTTGAAGCTCTGGTTCAAGGGAGCCAGCTATCGTGCGCGCCCCGCGCCGCCCAATGAAGAGGTGTCCCGGTGA
- a CDS encoding MFS transporter → MTLKSERLPAYSLFAALLAAAGLPIYIHAPKFYLDEYGVSLAALGAVLFGLRLIDVVQDPLLGKLSERLRNHRAVAVAIGCAVIAIAMFGLFAVPPLLPPLIWFALTLTLVFSAFSFLTINFYAQGVMKGAQLSGQGHLRLARWRESGALLGVCVASVAPVALGALMSAPFAGFAVGFVLLSLAAAFAMRDEWGTKGLASATGFGVVFKDPLARRLLLIALINAAPVAVSSTLFLFFVESRLEAPGFEGPLLLLFFLSAAVAAPFWSKMAERFGAKDVLIVAMVLAICAFGLTLTLGPGDWVLFALICLASGATLGADLTLLPAMFASRMAQISPSAAEGFGLWSFVSKLTLAFAAAGLLPVLERAGFVSGPAGENAPEALALLAFLYAAVPCVLKIVAIALLAVTNLREV, encoded by the coding sequence GTGACACTGAAAAGCGAGCGTTTGCCCGCCTATTCTCTATTTGCGGCTCTGCTGGCCGCTGCCGGATTGCCGATCTACATACATGCGCCGAAATTTTATCTGGATGAATATGGCGTTTCTCTAGCTGCCTTGGGAGCAGTATTGTTCGGGCTGCGCCTGATCGATGTTGTGCAGGATCCCTTGTTGGGGAAACTGTCAGAACGGCTGCGCAATCATCGCGCCGTTGCAGTCGCTATTGGATGCGCTGTTATTGCCATCGCCATGTTTGGCCTTTTTGCGGTGCCCCCCCTGTTGCCGCCGCTGATCTGGTTCGCCTTAACGCTGACGCTGGTATTTTCCGCTTTTAGCTTCCTGACGATAAACTTTTACGCTCAAGGCGTTATGAAGGGTGCACAGCTTTCCGGTCAGGGTCACTTGCGTTTGGCGCGGTGGCGCGAAAGCGGTGCCTTGCTGGGCGTCTGTGTCGCTTCGGTTGCGCCAGTTGCGCTTGGCGCACTGATGTCTGCACCTTTTGCCGGGTTTGCCGTCGGTTTTGTGTTGCTGTCACTCGCGGCTGCTTTTGCGATGCGTGATGAGTGGGGCACCAAGGGATTGGCCTCTGCCACCGGCTTCGGAGTCGTGTTCAAGGATCCGCTTGCCCGCCGCTTGCTTTTGATTGCCTTGATCAATGCTGCACCGGTGGCAGTAAGCTCGACACTGTTCCTGTTTTTCGTAGAGAGCCGCCTGGAAGCGCCAGGTTTTGAAGGGCCTCTATTGCTTTTGTTCTTTCTTTCAGCCGCAGTGGCCGCGCCTTTCTGGAGCAAGATGGCCGAACGATTTGGGGCCAAGGATGTATTGATTGTCGCCATGGTGCTCGCCATTTGCGCATTCGGGCTTACCTTAACCCTGGGGCCGGGGGATTGGGTGTTATTCGCCCTGATCTGTCTGGCGTCAGGCGCGACATTGGGCGCGGATCTGACATTGCTGCCGGCGATGTTCGCCAGTCGTATGGCGCAAATCTCGCCTTCGGCGGCAGAGGGTTTTGGCCTTTGGTCGTTTGTGTCAAAGCTCACGCTCGCCTTTGCCGCTGCGGGTTTGTTGCCTGTCCTTGAGCGCGCAGGGTTTGTAAGCGGTCCCGCTGGCGAAAACGCGCCCGAAGCCTTGGCATTGCTGGCCTTTTTATACGCTGCCGTGCCTTGTGTGCTGAAAATTGTGGCCATCGCCTTGCTTGCGGTGACAAATCTGAGAGAGGTCTGA
- a CDS encoding DUF3833 family protein — MSAWIFLFVGFAIGLFVVWMLRKKLGFTAQNPSDYEDAMPEFDVRKHLNGPITCEGVIFGPFGRVSSRFVADFEGSWDGENGSLKEAFTYDDGSSQNREWHLSLGEDGSLLAMADDVVGQGTGCQTGSTVQLKYRIKLPEASGGHVLDTVDWMYLTPNGTIINRSQFRKFGFKVAELVATMRPKDAA; from the coding sequence ATGAGTGCTTGGATATTTTTGTTTGTTGGATTTGCCATTGGGCTTTTTGTGGTTTGGATGCTGCGCAAAAAGCTGGGGTTCACCGCACAAAACCCATCAGATTACGAAGACGCGATGCCGGAATTTGATGTGCGTAAGCATTTGAACGGCCCAATTACCTGTGAGGGTGTGATCTTCGGTCCATTTGGCCGCGTCAGCAGCCGGTTTGTGGCAGATTTTGAAGGATCATGGGACGGCGAAAACGGCTCGTTGAAAGAAGCATTTACCTATGACGATGGCAGTTCGCAAAATCGCGAATGGCATCTGTCCTTGGGGGAGGATGGCTCTTTGCTTGCAATGGCAGATGACGTTGTCGGTCAAGGAACCGGTTGTCAGACCGGATCCACCGTACAGTTGAAATACAGGATCAAGCTGCCAGAGGCCTCTGGTGGTCATGTGTTGGACACGGTGGATTGGATGTATTTGACGCCAAACGGCACGATCATAAACCGGTCGCAGTTTCGAAAATTCGGGTTCAAAGTGGCTGAACTGGTTGCGACCATGCGACCGAAAGATGCCGCATGA
- a CDS encoding SDR family NAD(P)-dependent oxidoreductase, translating to MKNWTGKRYWLVGASDGLGAALAQKLSRAGAYVIVSARSEAKLKDLVQSLPGEASFQTVDVSDDQSVKDAKEAIGPVDGVVFLAGVYWPFAAQEWDFGQANAMADINFTGLMRIMGVVVPSMVRRDAGHIVITGSLSGFRGLPGSIGYTASKAGTMSLAECMYADLRKTGVQVQVSNPGFIKTQLTDKNDFKMPFIMTPEEAAEQMFKQMNTDRFKVSFPRVFSWVFRGSQFLPDWLYYRIFS from the coding sequence ATGAAGAATTGGACGGGCAAAAGATACTGGCTTGTTGGGGCCAGCGATGGTTTGGGCGCAGCACTTGCGCAGAAACTAAGTCGGGCTGGCGCATATGTGATTGTATCCGCGCGATCCGAGGCCAAGTTGAAAGACTTGGTTCAAAGCCTGCCCGGAGAAGCATCCTTTCAGACGGTTGATGTATCGGATGATCAGAGCGTCAAGGATGCCAAAGAGGCAATCGGGCCGGTAGATGGTGTGGTGTTTCTGGCCGGTGTCTATTGGCCCTTTGCGGCGCAGGAATGGGATTTTGGGCAGGCCAATGCCATGGCCGATATCAATTTTACAGGCCTGATGCGGATTATGGGGGTCGTGGTGCCGAGCATGGTGCGACGTGATGCGGGCCACATTGTCATCACCGGCAGTCTCAGCGGGTTTCGCGGTCTTCCCGGTTCAATAGGTTATACGGCGTCAAAAGCAGGTACGATGTCATTGGCGGAATGTATGTATGCGGACCTGCGCAAAACGGGCGTGCAGGTGCAAGTGTCCAACCCCGGGTTCATCAAGACTCAACTGACCGACAAAAACGATTTCAAAATGCCCTTCATCATGACGCCGGAAGAGGCTGCGGAACAGATGTTCAAACAAATGAACACTGACCGTTTCAAGGTCAGTTTCCCGCGTGTGTTTTCCTGGGTTTTCCGGGGCAGTCAGTTCCTGCCTGACTGGTTATACTACCGCATTTTCTCCTAA
- a CDS encoding saccharopine dehydrogenase, whose translation MTHIWLRAEQRDNETRVGLTPKGAVELLALGMQVSVEASPTRVIPDSAYAEAGCTMVQSHSWPDAPRDAIIFGLKELPEDDTPLPHRHIMFGHAFKGQPAGLRLLHRFKAGSGALLDLEYLTDDSGRRLAAFGYWAGYAGAAVALKCWAAQQKNRIVGPISAYDSSPHLLADLQTDLVATGSHRPNALIIGALGRVGNGVADLCTAMGVATTKWDMAETSNGGPFPQVLAHDLFFNCVLARPGTPVFVPADALTRDRGLSVIADIACDPDSDFSPIKVYDRTTTWATPALRVHENPVLDVTAIDNLPSMLPLESSEDYAEQLLPVLKSLAEPDAPVWVRAEAIFREHVDRL comes from the coding sequence GTGACCCATATCTGGCTCCGCGCGGAGCAGCGCGATAATGAAACCCGTGTGGGACTCACCCCCAAAGGCGCTGTTGAACTTCTAGCTTTGGGCATGCAGGTTAGCGTCGAAGCCTCCCCGACGCGCGTGATCCCTGATAGCGCCTATGCCGAAGCTGGATGCACCATGGTGCAAAGCCACTCCTGGCCTGACGCGCCCCGTGACGCGATTATTTTTGGGCTCAAGGAATTGCCAGAAGATGACACACCCCTGCCCCATCGACACATTATGTTTGGCCATGCCTTCAAGGGGCAACCTGCCGGCCTGCGTCTGTTGCATCGCTTCAAGGCCGGGTCAGGCGCGCTCCTTGATCTGGAATACCTCACAGATGACAGCGGGCGTAGATTGGCCGCCTTTGGGTATTGGGCGGGCTATGCCGGGGCCGCGGTTGCCCTGAAATGCTGGGCCGCGCAGCAAAAAAATAGGATTGTGGGGCCAATCAGCGCCTATGACAGTTCGCCCCATCTTCTGGCCGACTTACAAACCGACCTCGTTGCAACCGGCAGTCACCGCCCCAACGCGCTGATCATTGGGGCCTTGGGGCGTGTCGGCAATGGCGTTGCAGATCTGTGCACAGCGATGGGTGTTGCGACCACCAAATGGGACATGGCGGAAACCTCAAACGGGGGACCATTCCCACAGGTTTTGGCGCACGACCTCTTTTTCAACTGTGTCCTTGCACGGCCTGGAACGCCTGTTTTTGTTCCCGCCGATGCGCTCACAAGGGACCGTGGCCTCAGCGTCATCGCCGATATCGCCTGCGATCCGGACAGCGATTTCTCTCCGATCAAGGTGTATGACCGCACAACGACTTGGGCGACCCCAGCCTTGCGCGTGCACGAAAACCCAGTGCTTGATGTTACCGCAATTGACAACCTGCCTTCGATGCTTCCGCTGGAGAGCAGCGAGGACTATGCAGAACAACTCTTGCCTGTTTTGAAATCGCTCGCTGAACCAGACGCACCCGTATGGGTCCGCGCGGAAGCGATTTTTCGCGAACATGTCGACCGGCTTTAG
- a CDS encoding glutathione S-transferase family protein yields MRLYYAPRTISIAVVIALEEAGLPYDPIRVDFASAEQTKPAYLALNPKGRVPTLETDDGVLLTETGAILEYVAGLAPDAELVPADPVQAAQMRSVMYFLAATMHVNHAHKMRGHRWADQQSSFDDMTAKVAQTMTESARFFTNECLSGDFVLGDQLSVADAHAYMLCSWLEGDGVVLDGFPEIEAYMARMKARASVQSAIAQGML; encoded by the coding sequence ATGCGCCTCTACTATGCCCCCCGCACCATTTCCATCGCCGTTGTCATCGCACTTGAAGAGGCAGGATTGCCTTACGACCCGATCCGTGTCGATTTCGCGTCTGCAGAGCAGACGAAGCCTGCCTATCTGGCGCTAAATCCCAAGGGCCGAGTGCCTACGCTGGAAACAGACGATGGCGTATTGCTGACCGAAACCGGCGCAATCCTCGAGTATGTGGCCGGCCTCGCACCTGATGCAGAACTTGTGCCGGCTGATCCGGTGCAGGCCGCGCAAATGCGCAGCGTGATGTATTTTCTCGCCGCGACGATGCATGTGAACCACGCCCATAAAATGCGCGGTCATCGCTGGGCCGACCAGCAATCCAGTTTTGACGACATGACCGCCAAAGTAGCCCAGACCATGACCGAGAGTGCGCGATTTTTCACTAATGAGTGCCTCAGCGGAGACTTCGTGCTGGGTGATCAGCTTTCGGTGGCCGATGCGCACGCGTATATGCTGTGCAGTTGGCTCGAAGGGGACGGCGTCGTTCTGGACGGCTTCCCAGAGATTGAAGCGTATATGGCGCGGATGAAGGCGCGTGCTTCGGTCCAATCCGCCATTGCGCAGGGGATGCTCTGA
- a CDS encoding histidine phosphatase family protein: MSHITLIRHGQANSGAQDEASYDKLSALGHQQSAWLGAHLKVQNQHHTRLYTGTLKRHVETAQSMETGLDPIRDARLNELEYLTLARALEAEHNIPFPQGQAAFTTHLPQVFAAWQRDEIAGAPERFADFEKRVWDVLCEIAAGDGPALVVTSGGLISMAMRHVLRLDIAAMAQMALAIYNTSQHRLFPIGGALSPTMFNAIPHLEDPDRHYAQTHV, from the coding sequence ATGTCTCACATCACCCTCATACGACACGGTCAGGCCAATTCGGGCGCACAAGACGAAGCCAGCTATGACAAGTTGAGCGCTTTGGGTCATCAGCAATCGGCTTGGCTCGGCGCGCATTTGAAGGTCCAGAATCAACATCACACGCGGCTGTACACCGGTACCCTGAAACGTCATGTCGAGACTGCCCAGTCCATGGAGACGGGGCTTGATCCAATACGCGACGCCCGCCTCAACGAGTTAGAATACCTGACTTTGGCGCGCGCGCTTGAAGCGGAACACAATATACCCTTTCCTCAAGGACAGGCCGCATTTACCACACATTTGCCACAGGTTTTTGCAGCCTGGCAGCGCGATGAAATCGCAGGTGCACCAGAACGGTTTGCCGATTTCGAAAAACGCGTCTGGGATGTGCTCTGCGAGATCGCGGCGGGTGATGGCCCTGCTCTTGTGGTCACTTCAGGTGGGTTGATTTCCATGGCAATGCGCCATGTGCTGAGGCTTGATATTGCCGCCATGGCGCAAATGGCTCTGGCAATCTACAACACCTCTCAGCATCGTTTGTTTCCGATCGGAGGGGCGCTTTCGCCCACGATGTTCAATGCTATTCCACATCTAGAAGATCCAGATCGTCACTACGCCCAGACCCATGTTTAA